One genomic window of Choloepus didactylus isolate mChoDid1 chromosome 27, mChoDid1.pri, whole genome shotgun sequence includes the following:
- the LOC119521697 gene encoding zinc finger protein 260-like, with product MSNLRHKRFHTGKKPYACKKCEKAFSHKVHLTEHEKTHSGQKEYECKECGKAFSQKQYLIKHQNIHTGVKPYICKECGKAFNQKENLITHQRIHTGEKPFECGGCGKAFIQKSSLITHQRRHTGEKPFVCKECGKAFSGKSNLTEHEKIHIGEKPYKCNDCGTAFSQRQYLIKHYNIHTGEKPYECNKCGKAFSQITSLIVHVRIHTGDKPYECKVCGKAFSQSSSLTVHVRSHTGEKPYGCDDCGKAFSQFSTLALHARIHTGEKPYQCSVCGKAFSQKSHHIRHQRIHTH from the coding sequence ATGTCAAATCTTAGACACAAGAGATTTCATACTGGAAAGAAACCCTATGCATGTAAGAAATGTGAAAAAGCCTTTAGTCACAAAGTACATCTCACagaacatgagaaaactcacagtggacagaaagaatatgaatgtaaagaatgtggaaaagccttcagccaAAAGCAATACCTCATTAAACATCAGAACATTCATACTGGAGTAAAACCCTATATATGcaaggaatgtgggaaagccttcaaccAGAAGGAAAACCTCATTACCCATCAGAGAatccatactggagagaaaccttttgAATGTGGTggatgtgggaaagctttcattcagAAATCAAGCCTCATTACACACCAGAGAAgacatactggagagaaacccttcgtatgtaaggaatgtgggaaagccttcagtggCAAATCAAATCTCACTGAACATGAGAAGATTCATattggagagaaaccttataaatGTAATGACTGTGGGACAGCCTTCAGCCAGAGGCAGTATCTCATTAAACATTACAacattcatactggagagaaaccctatgaatgtaataaGTGTGGAAAAGCCTTTTCACAAATCACATCACTTATTGTACATGTGAGAATTCATACAGGTGATAAACCTTATGAGTGTAAGGTATGTGGGAAAGCATTCTCTCAAAGTTCATCTCTTACGGTGCATGTTAGAAGTCATACGGGTGAGAAACCTTATGGTTGTGATGATTGTGGAAAAGCCTTTTCTCAGTTCTCAACTCTTGCTTTACATGCGAGAATCCATACAGGTGAGAAGCCTTACCAGTGTAGTGTATGTGGAAAAGCTTTTAGCCAGAAGTCACACCACATTagacatcagagaattcatactcaTTAA